Proteins co-encoded in one Nicotiana sylvestris chromosome 7, ASM39365v2, whole genome shotgun sequence genomic window:
- the LOC104211501 gene encoding RHOMBOID-like protein 1, whose translation MAGSVPEIQIQVNSKKGGNSIHPVEPARTSAGGGPPVVYREIKHFKKWFPWLIPSFVIANVVTFFVTMYVNNCPHNSVSCVAGFLGRFSFQPFSENPLLGPSSNTLEKMGALDVNKVVHGHEGWRLITCMWLHGGVFHLLANMLSLIVIGIRLEREFGFVRIGLLYIIAGLGGSLFSALFIKSNISVGASGALFGLLGSMLSELIINWTIYANKLAVLVTLVVIIVINLAVGILPHVDNFAHIGGFMSGFLLGFVFLIRPQFGWVSQRYASSGYSSTSAKPKFKVYQMVLWVISLVLLIIGFTSGLVMLLRGVDLNDHCSWCHYMSCVPTSRWSCNSEPVSCMSEQTDNQLTLTCSNSNKTRSYSLSNPSTSKIQGLCSQLCR comes from the exons ATGGCCGGAAGTGTACCGGAGATCCAAATCCAGGTCAATTCAAAGAAAGGGGGTAACTCAATACACCCAGTAGAGCCAGCAAGAACATCAGCAGGAGGAGGACCACCTGTTGTCTATAGAGAAATTAAGCATTTCAAGAAATGGTTTCCATGGTTGATACCATCTTTCGTTATAGCCAATGTGGTGACTTTTTTTGTGACCATGTATGTTAATAACTGCCCCCACAACTCTGTTTCTTGTGTTGCTGGATTCTTGGGTAGATTTTCCTTTCAGCCTTTCAGTGAAAATCCTCTTCTTGGGCCTTCTTCTAACAC aCTAGAGAAGATGGGTGCTTTAGACGTGAATAAGGTGGTCCACGGACATGAAGGGTGGCGCCTTATTACTTGCATGTGGTTGCATGGTGGAGTTTTTCATTTACTGGCCAACATGCTGAGTCTGATAGTCATTGGCATTCGGCTGGAGCGAGAGTTTGGATTTG TACGCATTGGCCTGCTCTATATCATTGCGGGACTTGGTGGCAGCTTGTTCTCAGCTCTATTTATTAAGTCAAATATATCTGTTGGTGCTTCTGGTGCACTTTTTGGGTTGCTGGGAAGCATGCTTTCTGAGCTGATAATCAATTGGACTATATACGCCAATAAG CTCGCAGTTTTAGTGACTCTTGTGGTCATCATTGTTATAAATCTGGCAGTCGGAATTCTCCCGCATGTTGACAACTTCGCTCATATTGGAGGATTTATGTCTGGTTTTCTTCTCGGTTTCGTGTTTCTGATTCGGCCCCAATTTGGTTGGGTGAGTCAGAGATATGCATCCAGTGGATATTCTTCAACATCAGCTAAACCTAAATTCAAGGTGTATCAGATGGTCCTATGGGTTATTTCTCTTGTTCTTCTGATAATCGG GTTCACTAGTGGCTTGGTCATGCTTCTCCGCGGAGTAGATTTGAACGATCATTGTTCTTGGTGCCATTATATGAGCTGTGTACCCACTTCAAGGTGGAGTTGTAACTCAGAGCCTGTTTCCTGTATG TCTGAGCAAACAGATAACCAGCTTACATTGACATGCTCCAATAGCAACAAAACAAGATCATATTCTTTGTCGAATCCAAGTACGTCTAAGATCCAGGGGCTGTGCAGTCAGCTCTGTCGTTGA